In the Oscillospiraceae bacterium genome, CTGCTGCTGTCCGCCAGAGAGCTGGGACGGATAACGGTCGAGGAACTGCTCCGGGTCGAGGCCTACCATCCGCATCAGCTCCGCGCTTCGCGTCTCGATGTCCGCCCGGTTCACCCGCTGAAGCCGAGGGATGATCTCGATGTTCTCCCGGACCGTCATATGGGGGAAGAGCCCCGTCTGCTGGATCACATAGCCCATGTTCCGGCGCAGCTCGATCTCGTCTTGGGCCGCCGTGTCCGCCCCATTGATGTATACCCGGCCGCTGGTCGGACGGATCAGCCGGTTGATGATCTTCAACAGCGTCGTCTTCCCGCAGCCGCTGGGCCCAATGATGACCACCAGCTCGCCCTTTTCGACTTCAAATGAGATGTCCGACACGACCACCTGCTGCTCATACCGCTTTGTGATGCCCTCAAATCGAATCATACCCCGCTCCTTTCCCGCACAGCCACACGGTTCTGCCGCCGTCTGGATGCCGCGAAGAAACAATCTGCACCCTATCGGCAAGTTGTTTCTTTGGACAGTATATCACGCCGGTTCCCAGGCGTCAACTGTCAAGGCCGCAAAAAACCGCGGCGGCGGCTCAGCCCTGCAGCAGCTTAACGGCGGCGGCGTAGGTCTGGTCGTTGCCGATAAGGTAAAAGATGTCGCCCTCGCAGAAAGTGGCGTAGGGCCCCGGCGACACGATCAATCGTTCGCCGCGTCGAATGGCGATGATCGTGCCCCCGGTGTTGTGCCAGAAACGCAGCTCATCGGCCGTCTTCCCTATCACGGCCGCCCCGGCGGTGATCCGAAGCTCGTAGGGCGTGAGAGGGCTGATACTCTTCAGTCGCTCGGCGGCGTCTACAAGGATCTGAATCTTCACGGTCATCTCGGCGGACTCCTCCGCCTGCCGCCGGGCCCACTGCGTGATCTGCCGCTGCAGTGCCGTCACACTCTCCACCTGCTGCTGGTGCTCGATAAACTCCCGCGCTTTTTGGACGGAAACGACCTCCACGCCGCTACCCTTCTCGATGGACAGGATCCCGACGTCCTTGAGCAAGTGGACGGCCTTGCGGATCGTCTCCGGCGATGTCTTGTAGTGCGAGGCCAGCACGGACCGGCCAAACAGCTTCTGCCCCTCCACATAGGTGCCGCTCACGATGTTCTCCGCGATGCCGATGGCGATCTTCCGGTAGGCCGACGTCGTGACCTTCTGTGCACTTTCCATGGCACTCTCCCGCCGTTTCCCCAGCGCGCCGCCGCCCGCACGGGCGGTCCAGATTGCATCTGGCGCGCATGATTTTAGTACCTTGTTGCCGCGAAGCGGCAACAAAAAACAAGAATTTGGGTTGTGGGTTGCAGGTGCAACCCACGTTAGATTATTGTATTGCATAGAACGGAAAGGGTCAAGAGATTTAGACGGAAATTGGGGCAGCGCGGTTGCTTTTTTGCTCCAGCTGGATTATAATAGGGATTGACCTGACAAAAAAGAGTGTTCTGATTTGGAAGGCGTGCCAAAGGACGACGCCCGCCTCTTCGGGCGGGCGCGGTTGTCCGTCTCCGTCGGCGCCTGTGGGCCCGGGGCGGCGGCTTTGTCTTTGTACGCCTTTCGGGGCGCCATTTTTTTGCGCGGAGCCGCGCACGCCCCGGAAAGGATGGGTTTTATGTACACACAAACCACAACTCACGCCGCCGAGCCGGCCTGTTTTATCGATGAAAACTACATCCAAGGCCTTCTGGAGGAGACCGCGCACCCCTCCGGCGCGGAGGCCGATGCCGTGCTGGATCGGGCGGAGCGCTTCGAGGGCCTGACACACCGGGACGTGGCGGTGCTGCTGAACACAACGGAC is a window encoding:
- a CDS encoding GntR family transcriptional regulator → MESAQKVTTSAYRKIAIGIAENIVSGTYVEGQKLFGRSVLASHYKTSPETIRKAVHLLKDVGILSIEKGSGVEVVSVQKAREFIEHQQQVESVTALQRQITQWARRQAEESAEMTVKIQILVDAAERLKSISPLTPYELRITAGAAVIGKTADELRFWHNTGGTIIAIRRGERLIVSPGPYATFCEGDIFYLIGNDQTYAAAVKLLQG